ACTGAAACAGTCGGTCGCAGTGTTCAATATTGGTAAAGAATTTGTCGCCCAGGCCGTTAACGTATCTACAGCGCCAAAATTATTACATCCGGCGGCGCCAAAAGCACTGGCTCAACCGGCGGGCGCCCGCGCTGACGATAACTGGGAAACCTTTTAAGCCCTGAGGCCGTGGCAACACGGCCCACATACCTGGGTGCGCACTGGCAGCACAGTAGCAACCGCAGTAACCATAATTTAATCAGTTTGTTGCCGGGTGACCTGAGATGAAGAAATCGACGTTATTGGATCAAAATGAAGCGACATCGCTGCTGACGCAAATGGTACAGCGTCTGCCGCTTTCCGATGCGCATTTTCGTCGTATCAGCCAGTTGATCTATCAGCGTGCCGGTATCGTGCTGGCCGACCACAAACGCGAGATGGTTTATAACCGTCTGGTACGTCGGCTACGCATGCTGAATATTGATGATTTTGGCCGCTATCTGGGTCTGCTGGAGCAGGATCCGAACAGCGCCGAGTGGCAGGCATTTATTAATGCGCTGACCACTAACCTCACCTCGTTTTTCCGTGAGGCGCATCATTTCCCGATTTTAGCCGACCACGCACGTAAGCGCAGTGGCAGCTACAACGTGTGGTGTGCTGCCGCGTCAACCGGTGAGGAACCTTACTCCATCGCCATGACACTGGCGGAAACGCTGGGCTCCGGGCCGGGGAAATTCCAGGTCCACGCCAGCGATATTGATACCCAG
This genomic stretch from Pantoea cypripedii harbors:
- the cheR gene encoding protein-glutamate O-methyltransferase CheR, which gives rise to MKKSTLLDQNEATSLLTQMVQRLPLSDAHFRRISQLIYQRAGIVLADHKREMVYNRLVRRLRMLNIDDFGRYLGLLEQDPNSAEWQAFINALTTNLTSFFREAHHFPILADHARKRSGSYNVWCAAASTGEEPYSIAMTLAETLGSGPGKFQVHASDIDTQVLEKAVAGVYRQEELRTLSQSQLQRFFLRGTGPHEGMVRVRSELSSQVSYAQLNLLANDWSLPGPFDAIFCRNVMIYFDKETQEQILRRFVPLLKPGGVLFAGHSENFSQISKEFWLRGQTVYGLTKERR